The window CCTGGGCAATCTGGGGGGAATCGCCTATGCCCGTGGAAACTACGCGCAGGCCCTGACTTATTTTCAGCAAAGTCTGGAGATTGCCCTAGTTGTTAAAGACCGCCTCGTTGAAGAAAATGCCCTCAGCAATCTGGGCATCCTCTACAGCGATCTGGGAGATTATCAGCAAGCCCTCCTTTACCAACAGCAGGGTCTAGCGATCGCCCGGTTGAACCAAAATCGTCCGGGAGAAGCCTCATCCCTCAACAATCTGGGCTTAAGTTATATCGCGTTAGAGCAATACTCTGAGGCCATTGCGGCTTACCAGCAGGCTCTGGCCATTTTCCGAGAGTTGAATAACCGCCTGGGTGAGGCCACAGTGCTGGGAAATTTAGGCACTGTTTACAATAAGCAAGGGAAATATGCTCAGGCGATCGAGTATCAGCAGCAGCGACTCAACCTTGTCCAGGAGCTAAAAGACCGCCTGGGTAACGCTCAGGTTTTAGTAAATTTGAGCAATACATACTTTCAGCTCAAAGACTATGAGAAAACGATTCAATTTGCCCAGGCTGCCTTGAAAGTTGCCCAGGAGATTAACACTCCCCTGATTACCGCCGGAGCTCTTCATAATCTGGGAACCTCCCTAGCCGTATCCAATCGGGCTAATCAGGCTGAGAAGTATTTACTGGACTCCATTCAGGTGTATGAGTCCATGCGGGATGGTCTGAAAGATGCGGATAGGGTTTCAATTGCGGATACCCAGCGGAACCCTTACCAGGTCCTGCAACAGGTGCTGGTAGTCCAGGGTAAGATTGAATCGGCATTGGAGATCTCCGAACGGGGCAGAGCCAGGGCTTTTGTGGAGCTACTGGCTGGACGGGGACAGGTGAATGCCGCTAACCGTCAGGCCACGGTTCAGCCGATTAAAATTGCCGACATCAAAAAAATCGCCCAGACTCGTCAGGCCACGCTGGTTGAGTATGCTTTTGTGTCGGAAGCCACTACAAAGCTCTATATCTGGGTAGTTAGACCTTCTGGAGAGGTCGCTTTCCGTAAAGTTGATTTCACTCCCCTGGTGCAAAATCAGCAAGCCCTGGTCAGCCTGGTCATGGATAGTCGGGCATCTCTGGGCGTGCGCGGCATTCAATTTAATGAGACTGCCCAACCAGTTCCTCCAACCTCTGCCAGTTTTCAAAATCCCCGTCTCCGAGAGCTCCATACCCTCCTGATTAAGCCGATCGCTGACTTACTGCCCAGCAATCCCAACGCCCCTGTCATCTTTGTCCCCCAGTCCGAGCTATTTCTGGTGCCCTTTGCCGCCCTGCAAGATCAGTCCGGCAAGTATTTGATTGAACGCCATACCATTCTGATTGCCCCGTCGATTCAGGTATTGCAATTGACTCAAGCAAGGCGAGGAACTGGGAAGGGAGGCGAGGTGCTGATTGTGGGTAATCCAACTATGCCGAAAGTCAAATTCGGGGCCGGAGCAGCCACCCAACTGCCAGCGTTGCCCGGTGCTGAAAAAGAAGCCAAGGCGATCGCCGCCCTGTTCAAGACCCAGCCCCTGGTGGGTGCCCAGGCCACGGAATCTGCCGTGTTGCAACGCCTCTCCCAGGCCCGGTTGATCCACCTGGCTACCCACGGTCTGCTAGATGACTTTGGGGGCGCAACCATTCCCGGAGCGATCGCCCTGGCCCCCGATCGGCAGCGAGATGGACTCCTGACGGCAGAGGAGTTGCTCAGCCTGAAACTCCAGGCCGAGTTAGTGATTTTGAGCGCCTGTGACACAGGACGAGGACGCATCACAGGAGATGGGGTGATCGGATTATCCCGATCGTTGATGGTTGCAGGGGTGCCCACTGTCATCGTCTCCCTCTGGCAAGTGCCTGATGCTCCCACTGCATTTCTGATGACCCAGTTTTACCAGAACTGGCAACGGGACCCCAACAAAGCCCAGGCCATGCGACAGGCCATGCTCAAAACCATGGAAGAGTATCCCGATCCAAGGTCATGGGCCGCTTTCACCGTCGTAGGGGATGGAAATTAAGCCGTTACCAATTTCATCGACAGATGCAACGACCCTCTTAATTGCAGTGAATACTAGAGTGTAACTGCAGGGACTAACTGCCATGAACCTCTTCTTTTCACCAGCTTCTCATCGATGAAGACAGATATTCGCGCCCCTGGCCAGTTCAATTTTCGTCAGACTCCTGCCTGGGAATGGCAACTGGTGGTTATCCTGCTGCTGAGCGATATTCTGGCTCTGGCTCTGGCTTGGCGATTAGCAGCCCATCTAAATCGGTTTTATTCCCCCCTGCCCTCTGAATTGAATTGGGGACACTGGTTGGGATTGCCCGGGCTATTCTGGGTCTTTGCCGGATTGACCCTATTTCTATTTGCCCAAGGAGAGTTATATCGGGCATCTACCCAGTGGAAAAACTACATTCGAGCTGGTCAACTGGTCACCCTGGTCTATCTACTCTCCCTGGTGGTGAGTTACTTCTACGACCCGAAACTGGATGCCCCCCGATCGCTGTTTTTCTCAGCCTGGTTCACCAGCGTTGGCTTTGTGGTCGGCTTTCGCATGATGGCCACCCTACTCCTGCGGCAATTTCGTCCTCTGCAGGTGCCGGTATTTTTGATCGCCCCATCAGACCGTCTCAACACCCTGGCCCGCACCCTGGCAGTTCGATCGCACTACCGAATTGTCGGGGCTGCCCTGGCCACCCTGGCCAATTCCCCCATTACCCTCCAGAACATCCGCGCCAGTGGGGCCAGGGAAGTCCTGGCTGAGCAACTCCCGGATACGGTGCTGGCTTCCACCCTATACTGGCAACTGCGTAAGTGCGGCATCACCTTGCGACTGATCCCCTCCAGCCTGGAGACCCTGCATCGACGGGGAACGCCAGAGGTCTGTGCTGGCCTGCCCACCCTGCGGATGGCAGCCCCGTTTCCCCTCCTGAATGGCCTCGACTATCGGTTAAAGCGTTGCCTGGATTTTGTCTGTGCTCTGTTGGGATTGATCGGGCTAGCTCCATTGCTGATGGGGGTGGCGATCGCCATTGGGCTCAGTTCCCCCGGGCCAGTCTTCTTTCGCCAGGAACGGATCGGGCTGCATGGCCGCGTATTCCAGGTCTGGAAGTTCAGGACGATGATCTCCGGTGCAGCAGCAATGCAAACTGAGCTGGAGGCCAAAAATCAGAGTAAAGATGGGGTGCTGTTCAAAATCAAAGATGACCCTCGGGTGACACCATTGGGGCATTTTTTGCGGCGAACCAGTCTGGACGAACTGCCTCAACTTTTCAACGTGCTGTTGGGGCAGATGAGTCTGGTCGGTCCCCGGCCCCTCCCCCTGCGGGATGTGGAACGGTTCGACACCTGGCACCATATTCGCCATCAGGTGTTGCCGGGAATGACCGGTCTGTGGCAAGTGTCTGGACGATCGGAAATCGATGATTTCGGAGATGCAGTTCGTCTGGATCTTTACTACATTGATAACTGGTCCCTCAACCTGGACCTAGACATTCTGGTTGAAACCCTACGGATCGTTCTATTTGGGAAGGGGGCTTATTGAGCCAGGCTTGCCAGGCTGATTAACGGGAGATCAGTCGGAGCAGCGGCCAGAGCCCCAGGGAGAAGGATAGGAACCCCAGGGTAATGGCTCCGATCATCCAGTTCCGCATGGAGTCCAGCCGCTGATCCAGTTCCAGCATCGCAGCTTTCGACTTCCGGGCTGCCGTTTCAACCCGCTCCAGCTTCACCAGATACTCATCATCAGGTTTCACTTCATTCAGTTGATTGGTCAGGGTCTTCAGTTCCACCCGCAGCCGAACCCCCAGTTCATCGAGCTGGTTACGAACACTTTCCCGATGGCTATCCCAATCCCGTAGAAAATCAGACCGTTTGCGCTCAGATTCCTCCTTTAAGGCCTCAATCTGGCGGGCCAGATCAGCTTTCAGGGTTTGCTCTCGCTTCAGCGCCTCCTCACGAAACTGTTCCTGTTGACGTTCTGCACTGCGGGTCAGGGCTGTAAATCGCTGTTCACAGTCAACCTGAGATCGCTCCAGATCCTGTAGGGTCTGCTTAGCCTGATCAATGTATTCCGTGAGCTTATGATACGCATGCAGCAAATTCTCAAACTCGATCTGAACAGTCGTCAGATTTTCCAGGACTCCTGTGGACTGGGTCAACCGCTGCCGCAGGGTCGTCAGTTCTGCCTCTATTTGTTCCAGATTATTCAAGCCATCTCTCCTTTAAATAGGCAACCCAGTATCCTGATGTAAGCGTTTAAACCCTTGCTGCAAGCGATCGATCGTCGGTTGCAGTTCAGTCAGATGACGCCATTTGCTGGTCAGGGAACTAATTTGCCATTGAGCCAGAAGCATCCGCTGGTAAAGGGATTCCTCACCAAATAGAGCAGCCGTTTCCCGCAGAAACTGCCTGCCCAATTCGTCATCTCTCCAGCGATCGCGAATTTGCTGCACCCAGGTATAGACTTCCGCCAAATCAATTACCCCGCCTTCCCGACAGAACAGGAGCAGTTCTGGCCAGGGGCGTTGTTGCCGCTCTGCTTCCCGGAATCCCAACC of the Leptolyngbya sp. 'hensonii' genome contains:
- a CDS encoding CHAT domain-containing tetratricopeptide repeat protein, with product MGKGRVWLKLFLLLLLPLSPTMVPSLMAVPSEIAQANNPQQAEADRLIQLAKDQINTSQFEQSLQSAEQALQLYRQLQDRSGQVEALRMVGNAYYFLSNYEQATAFYQQSAELARKLGDRVREGKVLGNLGGIAYARGNYAQALTYFQQSLEIALVVKDRLVEENALSNLGILYSDLGDYQQALLYQQQGLAIARLNQNRPGEASSLNNLGLSYIALEQYSEAIAAYQQALAIFRELNNRLGEATVLGNLGTVYNKQGKYAQAIEYQQQRLNLVQELKDRLGNAQVLVNLSNTYFQLKDYEKTIQFAQAALKVAQEINTPLITAGALHNLGTSLAVSNRANQAEKYLLDSIQVYESMRDGLKDADRVSIADTQRNPYQVLQQVLVVQGKIESALEISERGRARAFVELLAGRGQVNAANRQATVQPIKIADIKKIAQTRQATLVEYAFVSEATTKLYIWVVRPSGEVAFRKVDFTPLVQNQQALVSLVMDSRASLGVRGIQFNETAQPVPPTSASFQNPRLRELHTLLIKPIADLLPSNPNAPVIFVPQSELFLVPFAALQDQSGKYLIERHTILIAPSIQVLQLTQARRGTGKGGEVLIVGNPTMPKVKFGAGAATQLPALPGAEKEAKAIAALFKTQPLVGAQATESAVLQRLSQARLIHLATHGLLDDFGGATIPGAIALAPDRQRDGLLTAEELLSLKLQAELVILSACDTGRGRITGDGVIGLSRSLMVAGVPTVIVSLWQVPDAPTAFLMTQFYQNWQRDPNKAQAMRQAMLKTMEEYPDPRSWAAFTVVGDGN
- a CDS encoding sugar transferase, with amino-acid sequence MKTDIRAPGQFNFRQTPAWEWQLVVILLLSDILALALAWRLAAHLNRFYSPLPSELNWGHWLGLPGLFWVFAGLTLFLFAQGELYRASTQWKNYIRAGQLVTLVYLLSLVVSYFYDPKLDAPRSLFFSAWFTSVGFVVGFRMMATLLLRQFRPLQVPVFLIAPSDRLNTLARTLAVRSHYRIVGAALATLANSPITLQNIRASGAREVLAEQLPDTVLASTLYWQLRKCGITLRLIPSSLETLHRRGTPEVCAGLPTLRMAAPFPLLNGLDYRLKRCLDFVCALLGLIGLAPLLMGVAIAIGLSSPGPVFFRQERIGLHGRVFQVWKFRTMISGAAAMQTELEAKNQSKDGVLFKIKDDPRVTPLGHFLRRTSLDELPQLFNVLLGQMSLVGPRPLPLRDVERFDTWHHIRHQVLPGMTGLWQVSGRSEIDDFGDAVRLDLYYIDNWSLNLDLDILVETLRIVLFGKGAY